The following are encoded together in the Salvia hispanica cultivar TCC Black 2014 chromosome 6, UniMelb_Shisp_WGS_1.0, whole genome shotgun sequence genome:
- the LOC125195905 gene encoding probable disease resistance protein RXW24L, translating into MGFKESMVNFKMSQYLRIFVVEGCKFEGGKLPSKVGELIHLRYLSLRYSNVRELPKSICSLPYLQTLDLRVSVDIKLPNVIWKMKRLKHLFLNTEIEVIGGEKLKLGGLQELETLDEISSETTCIADIPTLISLQKMRVEVRDVDVDNMSIVLKNKNSQLRESYLSVDSCDFSSENGREVLNHWLMSPSLVSLVMQKCIMSSSVPYYKPEMCQNLEMLHLIKCKGKVDVKDFGKYPMLQQLYLDEVEMEETLTCYSDSFPRLRNLSLCEFARFKGMGSRRRSNAKTYFLGYSGMPQFGEASRWFEIHLHSSSHVYLEYAKRIHGESK; encoded by the coding sequence ATGGGCTTCAAAGAGAGTATGGTTAACTTTAAGATGTCGCAATACTTGAGGATATTTGTGGTAGAAGGTTGTAAGTTTGAAGGGGGGAAATTACCAAGCAAGGTGGGTGAACTAATTCATTTGAGATACTTGAGTTTGAGGTATTCTAATGTGAGAGAACTACCAAAGTCTATATGCAGCCTGCCATACTTGCAGACCTTAGATTTGCGAGTATCAGTTGATATTAAATTGCCAAATGTGATATGGAAGATGAAAAGACTAAAGCATCTATTTCTCAATACTGaaatagaagtgattggagggGAGAAACTAAAACTAGGTGGGCTACAAGAGTTGGAGACGTTAGATGAGATCAGCAGTGAGACAACTTGCATTGCAGATATCCCTACATTGATTAGTCTACAGAAGATGCGTGTTGAAGTTCGTGATGTGGATGTGGATAACATGTCAATTgtattgaaaaacaaaaacagcCAATTACGTGAGAGTTACCTTTCAGTTGACTCATGTGATTTCAGTTCGGAGAATGGTAGAGAGGTTTTGAATCACTGGTTGATGTCTCCTTCGTTGGTTAGTTTGGTGATGCAGAAATGCATTATGAGTAGCAGTGTTCCATACTACAAACCAGAGATGTGTCAGAATTTAGAAATGTTGCACCTTATAAAATGCAAGGGTAAGGTAGATGTGAAGGACTTTGGCAAGTATCCCATGTTGCAACAGCTATACTTAGATGAAGTCGAGATGGAAGAAACATTAACTTGCTACTCAGATTCATTTCCACGACTCCGGAATCTTAGTTTATGTGAATTTGCACGATTTAAAGGTATgggaagcagaagaaggagcAATGCCAAAACTTACTTTCTTGGATATTCAGGAATGCCCCAATTTGGAGAAGCTTCCAGATGGTTTGAGATCCATCTCCACTCTTCGAGCCATGTCTATCTGGAATATGCCAAGAGAATTCATGGAGAGAGTAAATGA